The Blastocatellia bacterium genome contains a region encoding:
- a CDS encoding amino acid adenylation domain-containing protein, producing MMASEVLTDLIRQNAEVWSDGEHLRVRAPKGVLTPELQAKLAAHKAAVMELLEKAQRADADSALPIAIPDPRRRYEPFPLTDIQQAYWIGRGGTVELGNVSCHAYYEVQAEQLDLPRLELALQRLIERHDMLRAIVLADGRQQVLEQVPRYEIKVLDLRRHTAEQAAAVLEAVRHRMSHQVLPSDRWPLFEICASRLNDGGVRLHFSFDILIADVWSLQILFSEWAILYADLDAPLPPLDLQFRDYVVAEAELKDSESYRQSQQYWAKRLSSLPPAPDLPLANNPGSQARPRFVRRTGQLQAGAWAQIKAHAAELGLTPSGALLTAFADVLATWSRKPEFTLNVTLLNRLPLHPQVQEIIGDFTSLVPLSVDTASGISFAARAGRVQAQLLEDLDHRFVSGVEILRELARAHGRTPGAALPIVFTSLLSPHQAGKRTEKTLWMGDVVYGITQTPQVWLDHQVLEEGGNLVFNWDAVESLFPERLLDDMFETYCSLLRRLSDDPRAWRQPSGSLLPPAQRRQRDAINQTEVAAAPALLQGLFQEQAKRRPQQTAVVAASGSLTYEELQARVNGLSRKLRLMGARPNTLVAVVMEKGVEQVAAVLAILQAGAAYLPLDPGLPQERLWHLLSHGEVSIVLTQSWVDEALEWPRELQRLAVDFEPPGEAGAPPEPAQQPDDLAYVIYTSGSTGLPKGVMIDHKGAVNTLLDINRRFGIGPDDRVLAVSNLSFDLSVYDIFGTLAAGGTIVMPAASASRDAARWLDLIDREEVTVWNSAPAVMEMLVACAAGRGGRPAGSLRLVLLSGDWISVTLPDRIKALAPAAQVISLGGATEASVWSIFHPADGQPTDLPSIPYGRPLANQRFHVLNQALEPRPVWVAGDLYIGGVGLALGYWRDDRLTEASFITHPRTGERLYRTGDLGRYLPDGTIEFLGRVDAQVKIQGYRIELGEIEAALGNYPGVRSKAVVAEGARENKRLVAYLAADPGSAPTVDELRRFLRKKLPAYMIPSAFVISDSLPLTANGKVDRKALAGQARTASLPADPPAQRGMSVEERIAECIADVLKLDHVGADTNLLELGANSIDITRIATRLEKEFNCRPGIEEFYSYPSPRSLARAFQDGMWYEPRALDLDIRTCRKRASNVAVNSEGGNNDRIRTLINPSGPGR from the coding sequence ATGATGGCGTCTGAAGTACTGACTGACCTGATCCGGCAGAACGCCGAGGTGTGGAGCGACGGCGAACATCTGCGCGTCCGCGCCCCCAAGGGGGTGCTCACGCCCGAGCTACAGGCCAAGCTGGCGGCGCACAAGGCCGCGGTTATGGAGTTGCTCGAAAAAGCTCAGCGGGCCGACGCTGACAGCGCGCTCCCCATTGCCATCCCCGACCCGCGGCGTCGCTACGAGCCCTTCCCGCTGACAGACATTCAGCAGGCTTACTGGATTGGTCGCGGCGGCACCGTCGAGTTGGGCAACGTCAGTTGCCATGCGTATTACGAAGTGCAGGCCGAGCAGCTTGACCTGCCGCGGCTCGAACTGGCTTTGCAGCGTTTAATCGAGCGCCACGACATGCTGCGCGCCATCGTACTTGCGGACGGCAGGCAGCAGGTTCTAGAGCAGGTGCCGCGTTACGAGATCAAAGTCCTCGACTTGCGGCGGCACACGGCCGAGCAGGCTGCCGCCGTGCTCGAGGCGGTTCGTCACCGCATGTCGCATCAGGTGTTGCCGTCCGACCGCTGGCCGCTGTTCGAGATTTGTGCCTCGCGGCTCAACGATGGCGGCGTCCGCCTGCACTTCAGCTTCGACATACTGATCGCCGACGTTTGGAGCTTGCAGATTCTGTTTTCGGAATGGGCGATACTCTACGCCGACCTCGATGCGCCGCTGCCGCCACTCGACCTGCAATTCAGGGATTACGTCGTGGCGGAAGCCGAGTTGAAGGATTCGGAGTCTTACCGTCAATCGCAGCAGTATTGGGCGAAGCGTCTGTCCAGCCTGCCGCCTGCGCCCGACCTGCCGCTTGCCAACAACCCAGGTTCGCAGGCCCGCCCCCGATTCGTGCGGCGCACGGGGCAGTTGCAGGCCGGGGCGTGGGCGCAAATCAAGGCCCATGCCGCCGAGCTCGGCCTGACCCCTTCCGGCGCGCTCCTGACGGCCTTTGCCGACGTGCTGGCGACCTGGAGCAGAAAACCCGAGTTCACGCTCAACGTGACGCTGCTCAACCGCTTGCCGCTGCACCCGCAGGTGCAAGAGATCATCGGCGATTTCACGTCGCTGGTGCCGCTGTCCGTCGACACGGCGTCGGGAATTTCGTTCGCGGCGCGGGCTGGCCGCGTGCAGGCGCAACTGCTCGAAGACCTCGACCACCGGTTCGTCAGCGGCGTTGAAATTCTGCGCGAACTGGCGCGGGCGCATGGGCGCACGCCGGGCGCGGCCCTGCCCATCGTCTTCACCAGCCTGTTGTCGCCCCACCAGGCCGGCAAGCGGACGGAGAAGACGTTATGGATGGGTGACGTTGTGTACGGCATCACCCAGACGCCGCAGGTCTGGCTCGATCATCAAGTGCTCGAAGAGGGCGGCAACCTGGTCTTCAACTGGGATGCGGTCGAAAGCCTGTTCCCAGAGCGCCTGCTCGATGACATGTTCGAGACCTATTGCTCGTTATTGCGGCGGCTGAGTGATGACCCGCGCGCCTGGCGGCAACCGTCCGGCAGTCTCCTGCCGCCCGCTCAGCGCCGCCAGCGCGACGCCATCAATCAGACTGAAGTGGCCGCCGCGCCGGCCCTGTTGCAGGGCTTATTCCAGGAGCAGGCCAAAAGGCGACCGCAGCAGACCGCCGTCGTCGCGGCGAGCGGCTCGCTCACTTATGAAGAACTGCAAGCGAGAGTCAACGGCCTGAGCCGCAAGCTCAGGCTGATGGGCGCTCGCCCCAACACGCTGGTCGCGGTGGTTATGGAAAAGGGGGTGGAACAGGTCGCCGCCGTTCTGGCGATCCTACAAGCCGGGGCGGCCTACCTGCCGCTTGACCCGGGCTTACCGCAGGAACGCCTCTGGCACCTGCTCAGCCACGGCGAAGTCTCTATTGTGCTAACCCAGTCGTGGGTTGACGAAGCCCTCGAATGGCCCCGCGAGCTACAGCGATTGGCGGTCGATTTTGAGCCGCCCGGCGAGGCCGGCGCGCCGCCCGAACCGGCGCAGCAGCCCGATGATCTCGCTTACGTCATCTACACGTCCGGCTCGACGGGATTGCCCAAGGGCGTGATGATCGATCATAAGGGGGCCGTAAACACCTTGCTCGACATCAACAGGCGTTTCGGGATAGGGCCAGATGATCGGGTCCTGGCGGTTTCAAACCTGAGCTTCGATCTTTCCGTCTATGATATTTTCGGGACGTTGGCGGCGGGCGGCACTATCGTCATGCCGGCTGCCTCTGCGAGCCGTGACGCGGCGCGTTGGCTCGACCTGATTGACCGCGAGGAGGTGACGGTTTGGAATTCTGCGCCGGCCGTGATGGAGATGCTGGTGGCCTGCGCGGCTGGCCGCGGCGGCCGGCCCGCCGGGTCATTGCGCCTCGTGCTCTTGAGCGGCGACTGGATTTCCGTCACCCTGCCTGACAGGATCAAGGCGCTTGCCCCTGCTGCTCAAGTGATTAGCCTTGGGGGCGCGACCGAAGCGTCCGTGTGGTCCATCTTCCACCCGGCCGACGGCCAGCCGACCGACCTGCCAAGCATTCCCTATGGGCGGCCACTAGCTAATCAGCGTTTCCACGTTTTGAACCAGGCGCTGGAGCCGCGCCCGGTCTGGGTTGCCGGCGACTTGTATATAGGCGGCGTCGGCCTGGCCCTGGGCTATTGGCGGGATGACCGGCTCACCGAGGCGAGTTTTATCACCCACCCGCGCACCGGCGAGCGGCTCTACCGGACGGGCGACCTTGGCCGTTATCTTCCTGACGGAACTATCGAATTTCTTGGCCGCGTAGACGCTCAGGTGAAGATTCAGGGCTATCGCATCGAACTCGGAGAGATCGAAGCGGCGCTGGGCAATTACCCCGGCGTGCGCTCGAAGGCGGTGGTCGCCGAGGGGGCGCGCGAAAACAAGCGGCTGGTCGCTTACCTGGCTGCCGACCCCGGCTCGGCCCCGACCGTTGATGAGTTGCGCCGCTTTCTCAGGAAGAAATTGCCCGCCTATATGATACCTTCGGCCTTCGTCATCAGCGACAGCCTGCCGCTCACGGCCAATGGCAAGGTTGATCGCAAGGCGCTGGCCGGCCAGGCCAGGACAGCGAGCCTGCCCGCCGACCCGCCGGCGCAAAGAGGCATGTCGGTCGAGGAGCGAATTGCCGAATGCATTGCCGACGTTCTCAAGCTAGATCACGTAGGCGCGGACACCAACCTGCTCGAACTGGGCGCGAACTCCATTGACATAACCAGGATCGCGACCCGGCTCGAAAAAGAGTTCAACTGCCGACCGGGCATTGAGGAGTTCTACAGCTACCCATCACCCAGGAGCCTGGCGAGGGCTTTTCAGGATGGAATGTGGTACGAGCCAAGGGCGCTGGACCTTGACATCCGAACCTGTCGCAAACGGGCATCGAATGTCGCGGTCAACAGCGAGGGGGGAAACAATGATCGCATTCGCACTCTCATCAACCCATCCGGGCCGGGAAGGTAA
- a CDS encoding type I polyketide synthase, producing the protein MPSHEPLAIIGIGCRFPGANGPQAFWSLLRDGVDAITEIPPGRFAVDSVYDPAPGKPGKIVNRAGGFLSDMDRFDAGFFGISPREALRMDPQQRLLLEVTWEALEDAGIIPDRLAGSDTGVFIGATTVDYEDIQYHLRDRTEIDFHVATGTARSVLSGRVSYTFDLLGPSLTVDTACSSSLVAAHLACESLWNGESDLAIAGGVNLVLLPELSMPFSRAKMLAADSRCRFADANAGGFTRSDGIGVVLLKRLSKAQADRDHIYAVILGGAVNNDGRGSGSLATPSREGQQAVLHKAYRNAGVSPSAVRYVEAHGTGTAIGDPIEVQSLGAVLGDGRRATDHCLLGSVKSNIGHTEGAAGIAGLIKAALCLEHRAVAPTLHFHTPNPSIPWRDLPLRLCRELTPLPAQDAIVGVSAFGISATNAHVVLREAPPAASCREGHTDGDGHARLLTLSSHTPAGLADMADTYRAYLANAEATLEDLCYSANVRKTHHSHRLAIVAHSRAELSGHLRTFLDQRAHPALAVGDTRTASGVSRPVFVFPGQGSQWLGMGRQLLRQEPVFADALARCEAAIRQQVGWSLIAELSAEPADSRLGEIDVVQPCLFAIQVGLAQLWRHWGIEPHAVVGQSMGEIAAAHVAGALRLEDATRIICRRSRLLKRMSGRGAMAVVGLSFEETQAALAGFEDRLSIAVSSSPTSTVIAGEPAALQQRLDTLKRAGVFCQPVKVDVASHSPQMDLLRADLLEALAGIEPRPATIPLYSTVTGGPAHGLMLDADYWAANLRQPVLLSKAAQALLADGYDTFIEISPHPLLSGPLQQAAQHSQRQALMLASLRRDENERAVMLASLGALYAAGREVSWEHLHADGGRFVQPPLYAWQAERYWLSPDDSQARRSSAVMAADCLLPDRGLCSAADRGTRFWEFDLSSAGLPYLKDHCVQGAVVLPAAAYLEMALTAAQALFAGRQAVLEQVDFKKALILSDLPLRVQFVTSQQGPERATFEVYSLANAEDPDSWVLHAAGAMSVAQTEAAPPPTAIESIRARCDCVLSQDVHYRMLAQRGLQYGPCFRGVKQLWRGRRIALADIALPGPAGAKADNYQVHPALLDSCFQALAATLPLDKTDVFLPVGLEKLQVYQRPCGNVWAYAVLEDGAAEGAEVLKGDLVVLDEQGQPVLRATGLGMKRLDKRPQETDEQQAIERLLYDLQWQPGEPLRPARPATPGVWVIFTDDGVASARLLRALEDDGDRCVKVIAGSAYAEHGPDHYEIDAASLADYTRLLAAVFGSSDRPVRGIVHLWSLDPTVAGELSSESLGTAGRLGWGSAFLLVKALAEAGPPQGLRLCLVTRQAQSVTGNESLSLAQSPLWGLGKVVTQEHPEVCCSLLDLGAASEQEMESLALELRATSVEAQVALRGGSRYVGRLARHSLARLNEPLQVEAATGQAFGLKINRPGDLDALGWHETARRDPGPGEVEIEVQAVGLNFRDVMLALGALPSDQPEDFGWECAGRVARVGAGVDGFKTGDEVLAIAHPCFTSYATIPACLALAKPAHLSFEEAATVPLALLTAYYSLIHLGRLRKGERVLIHSASGGVGLAAVRLAQQRGAEIFATAGSESRRAFLRSLGVEQVFDSRSLRFADEIRRATHGEGVDLVLNSLTGEAISASLSLLRSGGRFLELGRQDIYKNAKLGLAPFRKNLSFSAIDLACLIRESPAYAGSLLREAMNSGAVNSGSLPPLETFPVGAVADGFRMMANARHTGKIAFRLGGERVQVASAPDEAFQLHADGTYLITGGLGGLGLSVAGWMVGRGARHLVLVGRTSGSRSAQEAVAALRKTAEVVVAQADVSDREQLRAVLSDLNQRMPALRGVVHAAGSLDDGILLQLDAARFNRVMAPKVAGAWNLHTLTMDARLDFFILFSSVASLLGSAGQGNYAAANAFLDCLAHYRRSKGLAALSVNWGPWSEVGLAAEGDRLERLAARGIGGLTPRQGVKVFERLLACCSAGQVAVMDFDSEQWRRSGPQSHGLAALAGLASDPRGACNGLELSRERLLAAEAPERQELLESYLNALLARVLGFDQARPTRLDVNQPINHFGLDSLMALEVKTRIEANLGIRLPIVEFIKGASIAQLVTRGLEQLPAPAAPARPRMASAAAGATQPWEELSI; encoded by the coding sequence GTGCCCAGCCATGAACCGCTAGCCATCATCGGCATCGGCTGCCGTTTCCCGGGAGCCAACGGGCCGCAAGCGTTCTGGTCGCTGCTGAGGGACGGAGTTGACGCCATCACTGAAATTCCCCCGGGGCGCTTCGCGGTCGACTCGGTGTATGACCCTGCGCCGGGCAAGCCCGGCAAGATCGTCAACCGGGCGGGCGGCTTCCTGAGCGATATGGACAGGTTCGATGCCGGGTTTTTCGGCATCTCCCCGCGGGAAGCCTTGCGCATGGACCCACAGCAGAGGTTATTGCTGGAAGTGACCTGGGAGGCGCTTGAGGATGCGGGCATAATTCCTGACCGCCTGGCGGGCAGCGATACGGGTGTTTTCATTGGCGCGACGACGGTGGACTACGAGGACATCCAATACCACCTGCGGGACCGCACTGAAATTGATTTTCATGTGGCGACCGGGACGGCGCGCAGCGTCTTATCCGGTCGGGTCTCCTATACCTTCGACCTTCTAGGGCCAAGCCTGACCGTTGACACAGCCTGCTCCTCCTCTCTGGTGGCGGCGCACCTGGCCTGTGAGAGCCTGTGGAACGGCGAGAGTGACTTGGCCATCGCCGGCGGCGTCAATCTGGTTTTGCTGCCGGAGCTATCCATGCCCTTCTCGCGGGCCAAGATGCTGGCCGCCGACAGTCGGTGCCGGTTCGCAGATGCCAATGCCGGCGGCTTTACGCGCAGCGATGGCATTGGCGTGGTCTTGCTGAAGCGTCTGTCAAAGGCCCAGGCCGACCGAGATCATATCTATGCCGTGATTCTCGGCGGCGCCGTCAATAACGATGGGCGCGGCAGCGGGTCCCTGGCGACCCCCAGCCGCGAAGGCCAGCAAGCCGTGCTTCATAAGGCTTATCGCAATGCGGGCGTCTCGCCCAGCGCCGTCCGATACGTAGAGGCGCATGGCACCGGCACGGCTATCGGCGACCCCATAGAGGTGCAAAGCCTGGGCGCTGTGCTAGGCGATGGCCGGCGCGCAACCGACCACTGTCTCCTCGGTTCGGTCAAAAGCAACATCGGCCACACCGAAGGGGCCGCCGGCATCGCCGGCCTCATCAAAGCGGCGCTCTGTCTCGAACACCGTGCGGTCGCGCCCACCTTACACTTCCATACGCCGAATCCTAGCATCCCCTGGCGCGACTTGCCTCTGCGGCTTTGCCGTGAATTGACGCCCTTGCCGGCACAGGATGCCATCGTCGGCGTCAGCGCCTTCGGCATCTCGGCCACGAATGCGCATGTCGTCTTAAGGGAAGCGCCGCCCGCCGCCTCCTGCCGCGAGGGCCATACGGACGGCGACGGCCATGCCCGATTGCTAACACTGTCGTCGCACACTCCAGCCGGGCTGGCCGACATGGCGGATACCTATAGAGCTTACCTGGCGAACGCCGAGGCGACGCTTGAGGACCTCTGCTACAGCGCCAACGTGCGAAAAACGCATCATAGCCATAGACTCGCCATCGTCGCCCATTCGCGCGCCGAGCTGAGCGGACACCTGCGCACCTTTCTCGACCAGCGGGCGCACCCGGCCCTTGCCGTCGGCGACACGCGCACGGCCAGCGGAGTCAGCCGTCCGGTCTTCGTCTTCCCCGGGCAGGGTTCTCAATGGCTCGGCATGGGGCGTCAACTCCTGCGACAGGAACCCGTGTTCGCCGACGCGCTGGCGCGCTGTGAAGCGGCCATACGGCAGCAGGTCGGCTGGTCATTGATCGCCGAGCTGTCGGCAGAGCCAGCCGATTCGCGCCTGGGCGAGATTGACGTTGTGCAGCCGTGCCTGTTTGCCATACAGGTCGGGCTGGCGCAGTTGTGGCGACACTGGGGGATCGAACCGCACGCGGTCGTGGGCCAGAGTATGGGCGAGATAGCCGCCGCCCATGTCGCCGGAGCTTTGCGTCTGGAAGACGCCACACGGATCATTTGCCGCCGCAGCCGGTTGTTGAAACGCATGAGCGGGCGCGGCGCGATGGCCGTCGTCGGCCTCTCATTCGAGGAGACGCAAGCGGCGCTCGCCGGGTTCGAGGATCGCTTGTCAATCGCCGTCAGCAGCAGCCCGACTTCGACCGTGATCGCCGGCGAACCCGCCGCCTTACAGCAGAGACTGGACACACTAAAGCGTGCCGGGGTCTTCTGCCAGCCTGTGAAAGTCGATGTGGCCTCGCACAGCCCGCAGATGGACCTGTTACGCGCAGACCTGCTTGAGGCTTTAGCCGGAATCGAGCCGCGACCGGCTACGATTCCGCTCTACTCAACCGTGACCGGCGGCCCGGCTCACGGTTTGATGTTGGACGCCGACTACTGGGCGGCAAACCTGCGCCAGCCTGTGCTGCTTTCAAAGGCCGCCCAGGCTCTGCTGGCGGACGGCTATGACACCTTCATCGAGATCAGCCCGCACCCGCTCCTGTCAGGCCCGCTTCAACAAGCCGCACAGCACAGTCAGCGCCAAGCCCTGATGTTGGCTTCGTTGCGGCGCGACGAAAACGAGCGCGCCGTGATGCTCGCGTCACTTGGCGCGCTCTACGCCGCGGGCCGCGAGGTAAGTTGGGAACACCTGCATGCCGACGGCGGGCGCTTCGTTCAACCCCCGCTCTACGCGTGGCAAGCCGAGCGTTACTGGCTGAGCCCTGATGACAGTCAAGCGCGGCGGTCGAGTGCCGTGATGGCGGCTGATTGCCTGCTGCCAGATCGCGGCCTGTGCTCGGCGGCGGATCGCGGGACGCGGTTCTGGGAATTTGATTTAAGCAGCGCGGGACTTCCTTATCTGAAAGATCACTGTGTTCAGGGCGCGGTCGTGTTGCCGGCGGCGGCCTATCTTGAGATGGCCCTGACCGCCGCGCAGGCGCTGTTCGCGGGCCGTCAGGCCGTCTTGGAGCAGGTCGATTTCAAGAAAGCCTTGATTCTCTCCGACCTTCCCCTGCGCGTGCAATTCGTCACGTCGCAACAGGGTCCGGAGAGGGCGACCTTTGAAGTCTACAGCCTTGCCAATGCCGAAGACCCCGATTCATGGGTCTTACACGCGGCGGGGGCTATGAGCGTTGCGCAAACGGAAGCTGCGCCGCCGCCTACGGCCATCGAGTCAATTCGGGCGCGTTGCGACTGCGTCCTCTCGCAGGATGTTCATTACCGCATGCTGGCGCAGCGCGGCCTGCAATATGGGCCGTGCTTCCGGGGCGTCAAGCAACTCTGGCGCGGCAGGCGAATCGCCTTAGCCGACATCGCCCTGCCGGGACCAGCGGGCGCGAAAGCCGACAACTATCAGGTTCACCCGGCGCTCCTCGATTCCTGCTTTCAGGCTCTGGCCGCCACCCTGCCGCTCGATAAAACAGACGTCTTCCTGCCGGTCGGCCTTGAGAAGTTGCAAGTCTATCAGCGCCCTTGTGGCAACGTGTGGGCCTATGCGGTGTTAGAAGACGGCGCGGCTGAAGGGGCCGAGGTCTTGAAAGGTGATCTCGTCGTTCTGGACGAACAGGGTCAGCCAGTATTGCGGGCGACGGGTCTGGGCATGAAGCGTCTGGATAAGAGACCGCAAGAGACGGACGAGCAACAGGCCATCGAACGGCTGCTCTACGACCTTCAATGGCAGCCCGGCGAACCCCTGAGGCCGGCGCGGCCGGCGACGCCCGGCGTGTGGGTCATCTTCACGGATGATGGCGTCGCGTCGGCGCGGCTCCTGCGAGCCTTGGAAGACGACGGCGACCGGTGCGTGAAAGTAATCGCCGGCTCGGCCTATGCTGAACATGGGCCAGATCATTACGAGATTGATGCTGCCAGCCTTGCCGACTACACCCGTTTGCTGGCCGCGGTCTTCGGCTCGTCCGACCGGCCCGTGCGAGGCATAGTCCACCTGTGGAGCCTCGACCCGACGGTGGCGGGTGAACTCTCAAGCGAGTCACTCGGCACGGCAGGCCGACTGGGTTGGGGGAGCGCCTTCCTGCTCGTCAAGGCGCTGGCCGAGGCCGGACCGCCCCAGGGCTTGCGCCTCTGCCTGGTCACGCGCCAAGCGCAGTCTGTGACCGGCAACGAGAGCCTATCACTTGCGCAATCGCCGCTCTGGGGGCTTGGGAAGGTCGTCACCCAGGAACACCCGGAGGTCTGTTGTTCACTGCTTGACCTGGGTGCTGCTTCCGAGCAGGAGATGGAGTCGCTCGCCTTAGAACTGCGCGCCACAAGCGTTGAAGCCCAGGTCGCCTTGCGCGGCGGCTCTCGCTATGTCGGCAGGCTGGCCCGGCATTCCCTGGCTCGGTTGAATGAGCCGCTTCAAGTGGAGGCGGCGACCGGACAAGCCTTCGGCCTGAAGATAAACCGGCCCGGCGACCTCGACGCGCTCGGCTGGCACGAAACCGCCCGCCGCGATCCCGGCCCCGGAGAGGTCGAGATAGAAGTTCAAGCCGTCGGCCTCAATTTCAGAGACGTGATGCTGGCCCTGGGGGCCCTGCCTTCGGATCAGCCGGAGGACTTTGGCTGGGAGTGCGCAGGCCGTGTCGCCCGCGTCGGAGCGGGTGTCGACGGATTCAAAACTGGCGACGAGGTGCTGGCGATTGCGCATCCCTGCTTTACTTCCTACGCGACCATCCCGGCCTGCCTGGCGCTGGCGAAGCCGGCCCACTTGAGCTTTGAAGAGGCGGCGACGGTGCCGCTGGCGCTGCTGACCGCGTATTACTCGCTGATTCACCTGGGAAGGTTGCGAAAGGGAGAGCGCGTGCTGATTCATTCGGCCTCCGGCGGCGTCGGCCTCGCCGCCGTGCGCCTGGCGCAACAGCGCGGGGCGGAAATCTTTGCCACCGCCGGCAGTGAATCCCGGCGCGCTTTTCTCAGGTCGCTCGGCGTCGAGCAGGTCTTCGATTCGCGATCACTCCGTTTCGCCGACGAGATACGCCGCGCCACTCACGGTGAGGGGGTTGACCTTGTGCTCAACTCGTTGACCGGCGAAGCCATCTCCGCGAGCCTGTCGCTCCTCAGGTCGGGCGGGCGATTCTTGGAACTCGGACGTCAGGACATTTATAAAAACGCGAAGCTGGGCCTCGCGCCCTTCCGTAAGAACCTGTCCTTTTCGGCCATCGATCTTGCCTGCTTAATCCGCGAGTCTCCCGCCTATGCAGGCTCCTTGCTACGCGAAGCTATGAATAGCGGCGCGGTCAATAGCGGGAGCCTCCCGCCTCTCGAAACGTTCCCGGTAGGGGCGGTGGCAGATGGGTTCCGCATGATGGCCAACGCCCGGCACACGGGCAAGATCGCGTTCCGCCTGGGCGGCGAAAGGGTGCAGGTGGCGTCCGCGCCTGACGAAGCCTTCCAACTCCATGCGGATGGAACTTACTTAATCACCGGCGGGCTCGGCGGGCTCGGGCTATCGGTTGCCGGCTGGATGGTCGGCAGGGGGGCCAGGCACCTGGTCCTGGTCGGCCGCACGTCCGGCTCTCGTTCGGCTCAAGAAGCGGTAGCCGCGCTTCGCAAGACCGCGGAGGTTGTGGTGGCTCAGGCCGACGTCAGCGACCGGGAGCAACTCAGGGCCGTCCTGAGCGACCTCAATCAGCGAATGCCTGCCTTACGCGGCGTCGTCCATGCCGCCGGCTCGCTCGACGACGGCATCCTGCTGCAACTCGACGCCGCGAGGTTCAATAGGGTGATGGCCCCGAAGGTGGCCGGGGCCTGGAATCTGCACACGCTAACGATGGACGCCCGGCTTGATTTCTTCATCCTGTTTTCGTCCGTGGCCAGCCTGCTAGGCTCAGCCGGGCAAGGGAACTATGCCGCCGCAAACGCCTTCCTGGATTGCCTGGCACATTATCGCAGATCAAAAGGACTCGCCGCGTTAAGCGTCAACTGGGGGCCGTGGTCCGAAGTCGGATTGGCGGCTGAAGGCGACCGCCTTGAACGGCTGGCCGCGCGCGGCATCGGCGGCCTGACACCCCGACAGGGGGTGAAGGTTTTCGAGCGACTGCTGGCCTGCTGCTCAGCGGGGCAGGTTGCGGTCATGGATTTTGATAGCGAGCAGTGGCGGCGTAGCGGCCCGCAATCACACGGGCTGGCGGCCCTGGCCGGCCTCGCCAGCGACCCGCGCGGCGCGTGCAACGGGCTTGAGCTTTCTCGCGAGCGATTGCTGGCTGCCGAAGCGCCGGAGCGCCAGGAGCTACTTGAATCTTACCTTAACGCCCTGCTCGCGCGAGTGCTGGGGTTTGACCAGGCACGGCCAACGAGATTGGACGTGAACCAGCCGATCAATCACTTCGGCCTGGACTCTCTGATGGCGCTGGAGGTGAAGACGCGAATCGAGGCCAACCTGGGAATCCGATTGCCAATAGTGGAATTCATTAAAGGTGCCAGTATCGCACAACTGGTTACACGAGGGCTTGAGCAATTGCCCGCCCCCGCCGCGCCGGCCAGGCCCCGTATGGCCAGCGCCGCCGCCGGGGCGACGCAGCCGTGGGAGGAACTAAGCATATGA
- a CDS encoding transcription termination/antitermination NusG family protein: MSNLDNDERSWFLIHTKPKQEDRAISNLRAWNIETLSPQFRDVSYNAFNGLPRYTVKPLFSRYVFACFNLERLFHKIRYTRGVQGLVGFGDGPTEVDEEIIALVRSRIGKDGFVKLGDGIKPGDMVVIQEGVFQNLTGVFEKEMKDSDRVEVLLNTVLYRARVRIERGMLRKVSDTVCYA; encoded by the coding sequence ATGAGTAATCTGGACAACGACGAGCGCTCCTGGTTCCTGATTCATACCAAACCGAAGCAAGAAGATCGGGCAATTAGCAATCTTCGCGCCTGGAATATCGAAACGCTTTCACCTCAGTTCCGTGATGTTTCCTACAACGCATTCAACGGTCTTCCCCGGTACACGGTTAAGCCGCTGTTCTCACGCTACGTCTTCGCTTGTTTCAATCTCGAACGGTTATTCCACAAAATCCGCTACACCAGAGGCGTGCAGGGGTTGGTGGGATTTGGCGATGGCCCGACCGAGGTCGATGAGGAGATCATTGCTCTGGTTCGCTCCCGTATCGGCAAAGATGGCTTCGTTAAGCTCGGCGACGGCATAAAGCCCGGCGATATGGTGGTAATTCAAGAGGGCGTCTTCCAGAACCTGACCGGAGTTTTTGAGAAGGAAATGAAGGATTCTGATCGCGTCGAGGTGTTGCTGAACACTGTTCTTTACCGAGCCCGCGTCCGCATCGAACGCGGCATGTTACGCAAAGTTAGCGATACGGTTTGCTACGCCTGA